The genomic DNA GGGCTGGAGAGGGGAGACCAGAAGCAAAGAGCACCGGATGATCTGGCGGGCGATCTGCGACAAAGGGAGTCGGACTCACAATGAACGCCTCGGAAAGTGTTGTCCTTTTTCTCTATGATCTCGTTATTTTTCGGTTCTCTTTATTCTCGAATACTTCTCGTTGGAGGAGTCTTGGGAGGAGGGTAAAGCGATAGAGGGACGCGAAATAGGGGGGCCGGTTCGCAGATATGAGGCGACTTGTTTGATGTTGTTCCCTAACAGCCATGCGGAGATCTCGATTAGTCCGAGTTGATGAATCAGAAGAGAGAACAAGCGCTGGTACTTACAAAGTAATGATCAGGTACTCTGTGCAGCTTGATTCTCGGTATCGAATAGAGGGATCCAAGGTCGAATTAATAAGTAAAGATAGCTGAGGATGGTTGTTGACAAGAATTGGGGGCTTGTCAGTCGGAAGAGACAGCGGGAAAGGCAgcaggaagaaagagagagagagagaaataaAAGAGGAATGGGATGGAAACGAGAGACAACGCGACGATGATTCGATTCTTATTGGGATTGTGATAGAGCGAGCGATGGGCAGAGAGCGACAAGAACAGAGCGGGGAGAAAGGAAGTCGAGGCTGAATTGAGCTGATCGGGTCTGTATCTGTACCGGTATTACCGTACAGATTGCTAGGTATACTATGTACTACTATTGACTATTATTGACCCTACACTATctaaatgatatcaacctttttccttcttctctttctttctattAATTGATTTGGTATCCAGTTAGATCGATGGATCTTCGGAGCGCGATTCGGCGTTATTATGTCAGCTGTAGTACAGTTAATAACTATGTACTACTTACACTACTAcgcagtactccgtacaataACACTCCGATAATCGAATATACTCCTTTGTATAGAGTACGAGTGCACTGGAAAATATTCCTAAACAAAGCTATCAACCGGCCCTGATGCGTTGTCCTCCATGCATCTCTGACAGGCCAAGTCACTCACGCCGGTGCCTGGATCGTCTGCTTAATTTGCTATCTCAGGCTAACGGCTGTAAGTAATCCGCTCATTCTGACAGTGCCTGATGCCATACTCAATAGCCTAAGGGGACCCTCAACTAACAGGGGTTGATTGGTGTATCGACAAGACTCCTATACTGGTATTCAACTGTTCCATCTCCTGTCCACGGTTCGTCAAACCACGGTTAACCTCAGAAAAAGCCCTTCAGTTCCGCAACGGGTCAATTCCGTTCTCCATAAGAAACGTCGAAGAAGCCAAAAAGAACAACTCCCGAGATTAGCTTTGTTTGGCCCATGGTTGCCAATCCGCGCGAAAGAAGCGGTGTCTTTGCctctcacaccaatcatTGCCAGCCACCTTGCCATAATTTTTTAGCATGATCTTCCGGTTTAATCTGCAATGTTTCATGCCTGACTGACGGCGCAGACGGAACGCTCTCTTGAAGCCTGCGGCTGACTTGTCATTCTCACCAATCTCTCGTCTCTTTGTTAGTATCCCCGCTGGTGCCACCGGCAGAGCACGGTCCACTGCTAATTGCATCATTCaatgcctttttttttttttttaatccTGTCTGTTTTGACTCAATTCGCCTCGTTCAGTCATTTCGGTTGTCCATTATTCAGCGCCGAGTCAGTGGCAAACAAATGGCGGTCAACATGAGATTCGCTATTGTCCAGGGTACCGAAATCCTTGTCTTGGTTCAAAGCATGTCTGATGAAATGGGTACCCGGATAAGATGTATGATCGTACCCGAGTAAACTTTATGACTTACATGAACAACGCCATGCGGTGGGTAGTCTTCTCCGCACGGCCATGTAGGtcagtatgtatgtatgccTTGCGGAAGCAtcagtacaagtacatactcTGTATATCATCTCACGCTGCACATAGCACATGCACAGCGACAGAAATGAGCattacagagtacatacttCCACAGTTGCAGCTTCATCCCGTGGCACTGGTGAATTGGACGTATCAAATGCATATCTGATGTTCATGCGGACAAGGAACATCGGGGTGCGATAAAGTGGCCCACTCCTCCTATTTTTAACATACAATGTTCAGGCAATATATGTATCCGAGTTCTATGTAACTGATAAGTATaggagcagaaaagaaagttATTTTCGTCTACAATGCTGTGTATTGGCTGGGTAATCGCGTGTCCAATAACAGCGCGCTGATTGTGCCACTGCCAGGCACAGCTCTATAGCAATAACTCTTTATTAATGTAGACATAATATCAGCTATCCCACCCACGATATGCTTCTGTATAGAAGAAATCTAGACTCCATAAGGTCCTCCACGAACAATCATCATAATGATCATCTCAGCCATTTCGGGGAATACCGCTCCGACCAGATCAGATTTTTCTCTATCAATTCACAATCGCTAAAAATGAACGAGAATTGTGACAGCTCTTGATAGACTCCCCGCAAACTGATAACGTTTCTGGGGTCTCCATATATCTGGGGATATCTCAATTGAGCAAGTGCGCCTCACTTGACTTCAATTCCTTCATAACCGACAAAATGAATCTGCAGAAACCTCCCCGATGTCTCCTCGCCAGCATCCTTTGCTCATGCGGCGGTCTACTCTTCGGGTACATCCCACCATCTCCATCAATTGGAATACAGGATACTGACTCTAATAGAATGGACACGGGCATCATCGGTCCTGTGACCGTCATGAAGCATTTCGTCGCTCAATTCGGCAACCAGTCAGCCACCGTCCACGGTCTGATCGTATCCTCCATTCTCATTCCGGCTGCGATATCCTCATTCTTCGCGGCTTATTTGGCAGATCGACTAGGACGACCATCGGGAATTAGCATTGGTGCTTTAAGCTTCGGTATCGGGGCTGCTCTGGAAGCTGCAGCAGTCCATTTGGCTATGTTTGTCGTGGGAAGGTGTATTGAGGGGATTGGGGAGGGATTGTATCTGGGAACTTTGGTTGTGTGCGTCTACATACTTTCTATTGGCAGAGCTTCAACTGACATGTCTAGGTATATCTGTGAAATCTCGCCGACCAGCGTCCGGAGTGCGCTGACGACCGGCCCTCAATTGCTCATTACGCTCGGTCTGGTGATGGGTTTCTTCACCTGTTATGGAACTTCACGTATCGACTCGTCATTTTCATGGCGGACACCGTTTCTCATCCTAGCCTGCTTCTCGGCCGTCTTCTCGGTCGCTGCGTACCTATAACTTACCCCCTCACCTCGATGGTTGACCCTTCACGGCCGAAAATCCGAAGCCGCTTGAACCTGGGACCTGCTGGGCGTTGGCCTGGCGGAACGAGAAAAGGTCGAAATCGAGGAGATTCGGGAATCAGGATCAAACTCGCATCAAGCGGAGCTTGAACGTCAACATGCTGAGGCTAGACCTCAAGAGAAACCAACCAAGCATGGCTTCGATCTTTTCTCTCGAGACGTGCGGACATGTACTGCACTTGCAGTGTTCCTCATGGGAATGCAGCAGCTCAGCGGAATTGATGGAGTTCTCTACGTAAGCTAAGGCCTTATGCATAAGGACGCATAACTGATCGTCCGACAGTACGCCCCCCTCCTCTTCGAACAAGCTGGTCTAATTTCCTCAGAAGCCAGTTTCTTCGCATCTGGCGTTTCCGCCATCGTTATCTTTGCAGTTACCATCCCCGCCCTCATCTGGGCCGACGAATGGGGTCGCAGACACAGCATCGTCTACGGTGGGCTCGGCCTCAGCATCACAATGTTCCTAATCGGCGCCCTCTACGCCTCCCAAACCGTCCACAGCTCCACTGGCGCCGGCCGGTGGGTCGTCATTGTCTCCATCTACATCTTTGCCGTGATCTACTCCCTCAGCTGGGCCGTGGGGATCAAGATCTACGCGGCTGAGATCCAACCGCAGCGCACGCGCGCATCCGCAACTAGTCTTGCGCACGGCAGTAATTGGACGACAAAGTTTCTGGTTGCGTTGACGACGCCAATTTTATTGTCGACTAGTAGTTTTGGCGCGTACTTCCTGTTCGGAGGGTGTGCGCTTCTCACGGCGTTTATTTGTGCGGTGTTCATGCCGGAGACCAAGGGGAGGTCATtggatgagattgaggaagCGTTCAAATGGAAGGTTGTCGGAATACAGAATCTGGCGAAAGTGTTTCCACTTCTGAGATAGAATTGTATACAGACAGCTCCGTACATAGACGATTTTGATAGATCAAACAGTCTAACCGTATTAGGAAGGCCCGCTTACATAATTTGTCCCTCCGCCGTCGCCGTTGATAAAAAAGATAAAAATTGCTCACTCGCCGTCGCCAACTGCCTCTTAATCAGAAATTCCAGTTGCCTGCTTCGCTGCAGATTGCAACACGTCTCTCTATTCTTTACGTCGCCAGCGGCCATGCCCCCTCGTAGGAGGCCCCAGGCTTCCGCAGCCGCGAACGCAGAGGTATGACAAAACGTTCTCCGCACAGCTATGTCTCTAGCTAACGCGATGATTCTGTTGGTATAGGTTGCTAGGAACGCTGCCCCAGGACGAAAGCGACCCTCGCAATCCAAGTCGGCTTCTGCTTCACAGCCAGCGCAGGCTCCcgaacaacagcagcaggatGGCCCGACAGAAAAGCACGAGCCGTACATTCCTTACCCGTATCGCCATAGGGATCCGTTCGATGCACTGCTCGAGCCTTTCTACTATAATAAGTCGTTAACCGACCCGATCAACACGGCGCAGGATAAATGGAATCTGCTCCCAGCGTTCCTGAAGGTGAAGGGATTGGTCAAGCAGCACATCGACTCGTACAACTACTTCGTCGAAGTGCAACTGAAGAAAATTGTCGAGTCGAGTTCCACAATCCGCAGCGACGTGGACCATAACTTCTACATCAAGTTCACCGATATCTACCTCGGATCTCCCCGCCGCGCAGACGAGCCACAGGACGCTGGGTTCAACGTCGAGTCTACTATATCGCCGCAGGAATGTCGACTTCGGGATACAACTTATGCCGCGCCGATTCGCGTTGATTTTGAATATGTCCGTGGTCGGCAAAGGGTTATTAAGCGGGGTGTCTCGATTGGTCGTATGCCTGTCATGCTTCGGAGTTCGAAGTGTGTGTTGGCGAACAAGACGCCGTCAGAAATGACTGTGCTTAACGAGTGTCCTCTTGATCCGGGTGGTTATTTCATTGTCAACGGCACGGAGAAGGTCATTCTTGTGCAGGAGCAGTTGAGTAAGAACCGTATTATTGTTGAGACGGATCCGAAGAAAGAAATTGTGCAGGCTTCTGTTACCAGGTGAGTAGCCTTTCTTTTGAGAGAAAATTCTTGTTTGCTAACAGTGCATAGTTCATCCAACGAGCGAAAGTCTAAGAGTTATGTCGTcttcaagaaagaaaagctTGTCGTCAAGCACAATGTCCTGAGTGAAGATATTCCTATTGTCATTCTCCTTAAGGCAATGGGTATCCACACCGACAAAGAGATGATGCTTCTCGTGGCCGGTGTCGATAAAGTGTACCAGGAGGATTTCGCCATCAAC from Aspergillus chevalieri M1 DNA, chromosome 1, nearly complete sequence includes the following:
- a CDS encoding uncharacterized protein (COG:G;~EggNog:ENOG410PJJ1;~InterPro:IPR005829,IPR005828,IPR020846,IPR036259;~TransMembrane:5 (o29-48i60-82o94-114i121-138o144-165i);~go_component: GO:0016021 - integral component of membrane [Evidence IEA];~go_function: GO:0022857 - transmembrane transporter activity [Evidence IEA];~go_process: GO:0055085 - transmembrane transport [Evidence IEA]), coding for MDTGIIGPVTVMKHFVAQFGNQSATVHGLIVSSILIPAAISSFFAAYLADRLGRPSGISIGALSFGIGAALEAAAVHLAMFVVGRCIEGIGEGLYLGTLVVYICEISPTSVRSALTTGPQLLITLGLVMGFFTCYGTSRIDSSFSWRTPFLILACFSAVFSVAAYL
- a CDS encoding uncharacterized protein (COG:G;~EggNog:ENOG410PJJ1;~InterPro:IPR005829,IPR005828,IPR020846,IPR036259;~TransMembrane:5 (o32-53i62-82o94-119i131-153o159-180i);~go_component: GO:0016021 - integral component of membrane [Evidence IEA];~go_function: GO:0022857 - transmembrane transporter activity [Evidence IEA];~go_process: GO:0055085 - transmembrane transport [Evidence IEA]), giving the protein MGMQQLSGIDGVLYYAPLLFEQAGLISSEASFFASGVSAIVIFAVTIPALIWADEWGRRHSIVYGGLGLSITMFLIGALYASQTVHSSTGAGRWVVIVSIYIFAVIYSLSWAVGIKIYAAEIQPQRTRASATSLAHGSNWTTKFLVALTTPILLSTSSFGAYFLFGGCALLTAFICAVFMPETKGRSLDEIEEAFKWKVVGIQNLAKVFPLLR